A genome region from Diorhabda carinulata isolate Delta chromosome 2, icDioCari1.1, whole genome shotgun sequence includes the following:
- the LOC130904191 gene encoding epoxide hydrolase 4-like — MAICIQSISVIDTLKIHVFSFLFGVWVIVKRFSMRIWDPKRLHNLQIRDTPPSCLLDSSLGQHNYVKLKGVKFHYVEAGTNTQPLVLLLHGFPDFWLGWRYQIPILKEHFRVVSLDFKGFGDSDKPLWRKHYKIFKILEEIKDFIRSLGVTDCIIIGHDLGALVGWYFIYQYPNLVKKFFVISCPHPNIYWGSLKNTSNTYQWLNFVQVPYLPEIDALKENVKIINQYHSHLSANDVYLEAYKYSFSRKEDWTGPINYYRDLRFRKIKNESKNITSTVILVIGDKDEMISLESIVKSSEYCEKFHIKIIENAGHFPHQENPRNFNGILLKYMFQKREISRKAERSGKRLMKRILGAVNNTVKIGNTVFDNIQKKTTDVVSNLPTRLSLNYMQSNIVE, encoded by the exons ATGGCTATATGCATTCAATCAATCTCAGTGATAGATACATTAAAAATACACgtgttttcgtttctttttgGTGTGTGGGTGATTGTAAAGAGATTCTCTATGAGAATTTGGGATCCCAAGAGACTTCATAACTTACAGATACGTGATACGCCACCTTCTTGTCTTTTAGACTCCTCATTAGGGCAACACAATTATGTTAAATTAAAG GGTGTCAAATTCCACTATGTAGAAGCTGGTACCAACACACAACCTTTAGTACTTCTTCTTCACGGTTTCCCAGACTTTTGGCTCGGTTGGAGATATCAAATTCCCATTCTCAAGGAACATTTCAGAGTTGTATCTTTAGATTTCAAAGGATTTGGCGATTCAGACAAACCATTATGGagaaaacattataaaatctttaaaattttagaagaaatcAAAGATTTTATTCGTAGTTTAGGTGTTACAGATTGTATTATAATAGGTCATGATCTTGGAGCGTTAGTAGGTTGGTACTTTATCTACCAATATCCTAATTTagtgaagaaattttttgttatatcgTGTCCACATCCTAATATTTATTGGGGAAGTTTGAAGAATACCAGTAATACTTACCAATGGTTGAATTTTGTCCAAGTGCCCTACTTACCAGAAATAGATGCACTcaaagaaaatgttaaaattattaatcaatatcATAGTCATCTAAGTGCAAATGATGTTTATCTAGAGgcttataaatattcattttcaaggAAAGAAGATTGGACAGGACCCATAAATTACTATAGAGACTTACGGtttcgtaaaattaaaaatgaatcgaAAAACATAACTTCCACAGTTATTCTTGTAATTGGAGACAAAGATGAAATGATATCACTAGAAAGTATAGTAAAATCTTCTGAATACTgcgaaaaatttcatataaaaattatagaaaacgCTGGACATTTTCCACATCAGGAAAACCCCAGAAACTTCaatggaattttgttaaaatacatgtttcaaaaacgtgaaattaGTCGAAAAGCTGAAAGGTCTGGAAAGAGACTTATGAAACGTATTTTAGGTGCTGTGAATAATACAGTTAAAATAGGCAATACTGTAtttgataatatacaaaaaaagacTACAGATGTCGTTAGTAATTTACCTACTAGATTATCATTAAATTACATGCAATCCAACATTGTAGAATAA